GCCGTGGTGGCGATCAGAAGCAGACACCCCGCCCAACCCAGCGCAGGACGGTCGTCTTCATTGAAGATCTGGGAGCGGCCGCAGCGCGGACACTGCTTGGCGGCGTCCCTCATCGTCTGCGAGCAAAAAGGGCAAACTTTCATCCGCTCACTCCACCACGCTGACCGGCAGGGTGGCGAATTGGCCGGGACGCAGGAGAATGGCCACGGCTCCCACCAGCCCCTGGCCCTCGATGCGCAAAGAGCCGTTGAACGGGTCGGGGACGTCGTCCTCAAAGAGCTCGCTGATGAGGCGGGCCGCTTGTCCGAATCCCTCCAGCTCTAGTGGGCGCTGTGAAAGCAGTTGACCCTGGGAGTCGAGAAGGCTGAGCGTGATCAGGTTGGACTGACCCGAAAGGTCGGCAAGCGCCACGCCCGAATCAGCGCCTTCTCCCGTGTCGCGGGAGAGATTGACGAAGAGCCGGCGTCCGCCCTCGGTGACGGCGACTCCGGCAAAGCCTTGAGGACCCGAAAAGAGCACGTTGCCCAGCAGCGGAGCGTTGGAAAAGAGGGTGGCGGCAGCGCTGCCCGTAAGGGCGGCGGGATCAGTGGTCAGCGTGACCCGTCCCTCGGCGGCTATCCCAAGTTGCAGTTGGGAGGCGCTTTGGCCGTCCAAGGAAAGGCTGAAGTCGTCGCCGGCTTCTCCCCGATGGAATTCGGCGACCACATGCAGCGGCTGCCGGCCCGGGTTTCCTAAGACCAGCCGTGAGGTAATGTCCGGCCCCACGCCGATCTGGGGAAGCGAGGTGAGGAAAGAAAGCAGGTTGAAGACCTCGGCTTGCCCGGTGGGCTGGATGTTGGCGACGGTTCCGCCGCCGGCCGTGAACATGCGGTTGCCCACCGAAGCGATGGCCAGTCCGTGGCGGGCGGTGGGCAAGTCGGGCAAGGAAATCCAACGGTCCTCGGCGGGCGCATAGGCCTCGTTCTGGTTGAAGACTCGCCCCGGTTCTTCGCCGCCCACCACCAGCAGGAATCCGGCCACCGAGGCGGCGGCGTGGCCCGAGCGGGGCGTGGGCAGGTCGGCCAGCGGACTCCACTGGTCGAGCTGCGCGTCGTAGACGAAGGCCGAAGGGTCGTTGCGCAGGAAGAATCCGCCCTGGGTGACGCGTCCGCCGGCCACGTAGATCTTGCCCTCCACGACCGCCGCCGCCAGGTGGTCGAGCCCGAGCGGCAGGGGCGCCGCCTGGCTCCACTGGTTTTGGACTGGGTCATAGACGGTCACGTCGGTGCGGCTGTTGACGGTGTCGCGTCCGCCGATGGCGTAGAGCCGGCCCTGCAGGGCCACCGTGAAGAGCGATCCGCGGACCGAAGGCAAGGGAGCCCTCACTTGCCAGGCGCCCAAATCAGGGTCGAACTCGTAGACGTCGGCGATGGGGTTGCCAAAGATGGGGACTGCCGCCCCAAAGCCGCCCACCGAATAGATCTTCCCGTCCAGGACGGCAGCGGACCCGTGATGAATGCCGCGCGGCAAAGGCGGTGCAGCCCGCCATTGGCCGGCTGCCGTGTCGAAGACCTCCACGGTAGCCGTACCGGGGATCGTGTCCGTGAGTCCGCCCAGCACGTACATGTCTCCCCCGAGAAGCGCCGTCGCCACCTCCTGGCGGGGAGTGGGCATGGGCGGCAGGTCCTCCCAGAAGCCCCGGATTTCGCCGGCGATGACAGTATGCCAGCAGGTGACAAGTGCCAAAAACAGGAACCGCTTCTTAAGCATGTGCTGGTCTCCCGGTCGGGCAAGCGGCAACCGGCTCAGTGTGATTACTCGACCGCTTTGAGCAGATGGTAGTTCTTGCTGCCGCGGCGCAGGACGATGTAGCTGCCGGCGATGGCCTGGTTGCGATCGAGGACGGCCCGGAAGTCGCTGACCTTGCGGTTGTTGACGCTGATTCCGCCGCCTTGGATCAGACGCTTGGCCTCTCCCTTGGAGGCGGTCAGTCCTGATTCGGCCAGAGCCGTCATGAGCCCCACGCCGTCGGCCAACTGGCGGGCGGCGATGCGGCTGGAGGGGACGTCGGCGAAGATGTCTTCGATGTCATCTGCGCTGAGTCCCTCGACTTCGCCCCCGAAGAGGACCTGGGAGGCCTTAAGAGCCTTTTCCAGAGCCGTCTCACCGTGCACCATGCGGGTCATCTCGCGGGCCAGGCGCTTTTGCGCCTGCCGCTGCTCGGGCGCCTCCCCGAGCGCCTGCTCTAATGCGGCGATCTCCTCCTGCTCCAGCCAGGTGAAGTACTTCAGGTAGCGGACGGCGTCGCTGTCGTTGGTGTTGATCCAGAACTGGTAGAAGCGGTAGGGCGAGGTCATCTGCGCGTCCAGCCACACCGCCCCCGCTTCGGTCTTGCCGAACTTGGCGCCGGAGCTGCTGGTGACGAGCGGAAAGACCACGCCGTACGCCTTCTTGGAGCGGATGCGCCGCAGCAGCTCGATACCGGCGGTGATGTTGCCCCACTGATCGCTTCCGCCCATCTGCAGGTTACAGCCGTAGCGGTCGTTGAGCACTACGAAGTCATAGGCTTGCAGGAGCATGTAGCTGAACTCTGTGTAGGAGATGCCTTCTTCCGCCTGCAGGCGAACCTTGACCGATTCCTTGGCCAGCATCGAATTGACCGTGAAGTGCTTTCCCACGTCGCGAAGAAAGTCCATCAGGTCCATGCCTACCAGCCAGTCGCCGTTATTGACCAGGCGGGCCGAAAGCTGGCCTGCATCGAAATCAAGAAAGCGTTCCAACTGGGCCCGGATGGCGCGGCAGTTCTCCTCCACCCTGTCGGCGGTCAGCAGTTGCCGTTCCTGAGTCTTGCCGCTGGGATCGCCGATCATGCCGGTGGCTCCGCCGACGAGAGCGATGGGGGCGTGTCCGTGGCGCTGCAGCCGCGCCAGTCCCATGATGGGCAGCAGATTGCCGACGTGCAGGCTGAGGGCCGAGGGGTCGAAGCCGATATAGCCAGTCATCGAGCCGGCTTGCAGTGCGTCCGCCACGCCCTCGGTTTGATCGTAGAGCAGTCCTCGCCATTGCAGGTCTTCGAGCAGTTGCATCAGACCGAGCATTATACATGCGTCGGCGGGCCCGAGGAGGAAAGCGCCAACAAACCTGGAGGGATTTGAAACCGTTGGCGGAAGGGGGGCGTCTAAGGTCTGTGAAAGCGCCTGAAAAGCTGGATTTTTCGGGCTTCTGATAGATAAGAAGTTTGACAAGAAGCAGTGAGCTTCTTTTACCTTCTCCTTGAGTGAAACGGTACGTCGGCAAGATGACCGATAGATAAGCAAAAGGCGCCTCAGCCCTGAGGCGCCTTGCATTTCCACCGCTGCTCGGGAGCCAACCCGAGCTTTCCATATAGATAGAACGGATCACGTATTGTAGGAAGGGGGGCGGGTCAGCAAGCCGCCCTCCTTCCGACCTGCGGTCGAACTCCCAAGACCCACCTCACCCAAGACCCAACTCACCCAAGACCCAACCCACAAATCCCTCAGCACCGTCTCACTTGGAAGTAGATCTTGTCCAGGGCCACTGGTGGCCAACAGGTTCACACACGCGTCAAATTTCAGTGACCGCAGTGAAGGACCGATGCTCTCGGCGGCATGAGGTCGCTCGCTACAGATTGGCTACGTCGCTGTCTCCCATCTCCACTCCGCCCTCCGGAAAATACTCCTTCCAACGCCGGCTCACCATCTTGGCCGTATTGGGATCGCAGAAGA
This DNA window, taken from Acidobacteriota bacterium, encodes the following:
- a CDS encoding kelch repeat-containing protein translates to MLKKRFLFLALVTCWHTVIAGEIRGFWEDLPPMPTPRQEVATALLGGDMYVLGGLTDTIPGTATVEVFDTAAGQWRAAPPLPRGIHHGSAAVLDGKIYSVGGFGAAVPIFGNPIADVYEFDPDLGAWQVRAPLPSVRGSLFTVALQGRLYAIGGRDTVNSRTDVTVYDPVQNQWSQAAPLPLGLDHLAAAVVEGKIYVAGGRVTQGGFFLRNDPSAFVYDAQLDQWSPLADLPTPRSGHAAASVAGFLLVVGGEEPGRVFNQNEAYAPAEDRWISLPDLPTARHGLAIASVGNRMFTAGGGTVANIQPTGQAEVFNLLSFLTSLPQIGVGPDITSRLVLGNPGRQPLHVVAEFHRGEAGDDFSLSLDGQSASQLQLGIAAEGRVTLTTDPAALTGSAAATLFSNAPLLGNVLFSGPQGFAGVAVTEGGRRLFVNLSRDTGEGADSGVALADLSGQSNLITLSLLDSQGQLLSQRPLELEGFGQAARLISELFEDDVPDPFNGSLRIEGQGLVGAVAILLRPGQFATLPVSVVE
- the tyrS gene encoding tyrosine--tRNA ligase; amino-acid sequence: MQLLEDLQWRGLLYDQTEGVADALQAGSMTGYIGFDPSALSLHVGNLLPIMGLARLQRHGHAPIALVGGATGMIGDPSGKTQERQLLTADRVEENCRAIRAQLERFLDFDAGQLSARLVNNGDWLVGMDLMDFLRDVGKHFTVNSMLAKESVKVRLQAEEGISYTEFSYMLLQAYDFVVLNDRYGCNLQMGGSDQWGNITAGIELLRRIRSKKAYGVVFPLVTSSSGAKFGKTEAGAVWLDAQMTSPYRFYQFWINTNDSDAVRYLKYFTWLEQEEIAALEQALGEAPEQRQAQKRLAREMTRMVHGETALEKALKASQVLFGGEVEGLSADDIEDIFADVPSSRIAARQLADGVGLMTALAESGLTASKGEAKRLIQGGGISVNNRKVSDFRAVLDRNQAIAGSYIVLRRGSKNYHLLKAVE